The proteins below are encoded in one region of Halocatena salina:
- a CDS encoding DUF6230 family protein: protein MYNKRTFGKGMGVSIVVLAVIAVLVISTGSAYAVPLAGIGGFTIQADQLTAESAYIYPGVDDTSNQDAYPMAVIEQKDVKIDGMKLMKSLDVDAVPGLSGSARVVMTSSDTVTADQQMVKVSNIEADTAEFNQQVIDESNSNNPSDQFGIWSGDASQNQDKLQNGKIVDISDDGPAQKLEGANIKAHYLASSSISIPGLSLEVQYDEDGDGQYNE from the coding sequence ATGTACAACAAGCGCACGTTTGGAAAGGGAATGGGTGTATCGATCGTAGTACTGGCAGTGATCGCGGTGCTCGTCATTTCTACGGGTTCGGCCTATGCCGTTCCACTCGCCGGTATCGGGGGATTCACGATTCAGGCAGACCAGCTCACCGCTGAGTCGGCGTACATCTACCCTGGAGTCGATGACACCAGTAATCAGGACGCCTATCCGATGGCGGTGATCGAACAGAAAGACGTCAAAATCGACGGGATGAAGCTCATGAAGTCGCTCGACGTGGATGCGGTGCCTGGTCTCAGCGGTAGCGCTCGGGTCGTGATGACCTCGAGTGACACCGTGACAGCAGATCAGCAGATGGTCAAAGTGAGTAACATCGAAGCCGACACCGCGGAGTTCAACCAGCAGGTCATTGACGAGTCCAACTCGAACAACCCATCGGACCAGTTCGGCATCTGGTCGGGTGATGCATCGCAGAATCAGGACAAGCTTCAGAACGGGAAGATCGTCGACATCAGCGACGACGGTCCGGCTCAAAAGCTAGAGGGCGCTAACATCAAGGCGCACTACCTCGCATCCAGTTCGATCAGCATTCCTGGGTTGAGCCTCGAGGTCCAGTACGACGAAGACGGTGACGGCCAGTACAACGAGTAG
- a CDS encoding DEAD/DEAH box helicase → MAAVDEESDLDLDHPLLTPGLLERREYQLQLADTAHTQHTLVCLPTGLGKTTVSLLVTAYRLSAFARSGNDDSATSNRTPVSLLLAPTKPLVSQHASFYREALSIPEEEIVVFTGAVAPEDRIDLWDRARVVVATPQVIENDLIGDRIDLSDVVHLTFDECHRATGDYAYNYIAERYHADATDPLVTGMSASPGGDKEEILTVCSNLGLTTVEVMTEDDADVGAFTYQTEVEWERIELPEEVVEIRDLLNGVIEDRLQRLRSLGVTETTSPELAQRELNEIRAKLQRLIDADKSEGYEGMSAHAEIMRLRRAVELVETQSVESLRRYFDRQRNGARSSGASKAAQRFVSDPDVQAAMKRAESYDDLHPKFRRARILLAQTLGIDDGERVIVFTESRDTAETLTDFFSEHFETQKFVGQSDTDGSDGMTQTEQQETLDAFRNGAFEVLVSTSVAEEGLDVPEVDLVLFYEPVPKGIRSIQRKGRTGRGREGHVVVLLAEDTRDEAFFWISRREEKRMEEELRSLKDVVGELRDELGTPPTEPEESVTETSGQSDLESFTMDGGDESESTTSKTTSTPDDDAASIVSPTDGSTVEIVIDQRELDATIARDLSTREGLTTRLETLDVGDYVLSDRVVVERKSVDDFLDTIVESDRSLFEQIRDAARSYARPILILEGEQGALFERRNVHPNAIRGALASLAVDFGISVLYTRDETGTADLLETIARREQEDTDRTVSVHGEKSTKTLPEQQEYVVSAIAEVGPVTATALLEQFGSVEAVMSASAEELTSVSGVGDVTAERIREVVGSEYA, encoded by the coding sequence ATGGCGGCTGTTGATGAGGAATCCGATCTCGATCTCGATCATCCACTGTTGACGCCGGGTCTCCTCGAACGCCGAGAGTACCAACTGCAACTGGCCGACACGGCCCACACCCAGCACACGCTCGTCTGTCTTCCGACTGGACTGGGCAAGACGACTGTGAGCCTCCTCGTGACCGCGTATCGGCTGTCTGCGTTCGCCCGATCCGGAAATGACGATTCGGCGACGTCCAATCGGACACCCGTGTCGTTGCTGCTCGCACCGACGAAGCCGTTGGTCTCACAGCACGCGTCGTTTTATCGGGAGGCGCTCTCGATTCCCGAAGAGGAGATCGTCGTCTTCACAGGAGCAGTCGCGCCAGAGGATCGGATCGATCTCTGGGACCGAGCGCGTGTCGTGGTTGCGACGCCGCAAGTGATCGAAAACGATCTGATCGGCGATCGGATCGATCTCTCCGACGTTGTCCATCTCACCTTCGATGAGTGTCATCGCGCAACCGGCGATTACGCGTACAACTACATCGCCGAGCGATACCATGCGGACGCCACCGATCCGCTCGTGACGGGGATGAGTGCCTCCCCCGGCGGCGACAAAGAAGAGATCCTCACTGTCTGTTCGAACTTGGGTCTCACGACGGTTGAGGTGATGACTGAAGACGACGCGGACGTGGGCGCGTTCACTTATCAAACGGAAGTCGAGTGGGAACGGATCGAACTTCCCGAGGAGGTCGTCGAGATCCGCGATCTGCTGAACGGCGTCATCGAGGACCGACTCCAGCGACTACGATCTCTCGGGGTGACCGAAACGACCAGTCCGGAACTGGCCCAACGGGAACTCAACGAGATCCGAGCGAAACTCCAACGGCTCATCGATGCCGACAAATCCGAAGGCTACGAGGGAATGTCCGCTCACGCCGAGATCATGCGGCTCAGGCGGGCAGTCGAGCTGGTCGAAACGCAGAGTGTCGAGTCGCTGCGACGGTATTTCGATCGCCAGCGCAACGGAGCGCGTTCGTCCGGTGCTTCTAAAGCTGCACAGAGGTTCGTCAGCGATCCGGACGTGCAAGCTGCGATGAAACGCGCCGAATCCTACGACGACCTCCATCCGAAGTTTCGACGGGCGCGCATCCTGCTGGCGCAAACGCTCGGTATCGACGACGGCGAGCGGGTGATCGTTTTCACCGAATCACGCGACACCGCCGAAACGCTGACCGACTTCTTTTCTGAACATTTTGAAACCCAGAAATTCGTCGGCCAAAGCGACACCGATGGTTCTGACGGTATGACACAAACCGAACAGCAGGAAACGCTGGATGCGTTCCGAAACGGAGCGTTCGAGGTGCTCGTCTCTACGTCCGTCGCAGAGGAGGGGTTAGACGTCCCGGAAGTCGATCTCGTGTTGTTTTACGAACCAGTCCCCAAGGGGATCCGGTCCATCCAGCGTAAGGGTCGAACCGGCCGCGGGCGGGAAGGGCACGTGGTCGTTTTGTTGGCCGAAGACACGCGGGACGAAGCGTTTTTCTGGATCTCGAGACGCGAGGAAAAGCGGATGGAAGAGGAGCTTCGCTCGCTCAAAGACGTCGTCGGGGAGCTTCGAGACGAGCTCGGGACTCCCCCGACGGAACCGGAAGAGTCAGTGACCGAAACATCCGGACAGTCCGACCTGGAGTCGTTCACGATGGATGGAGGTGACGAATCCGAATCCACCACATCGAAAACCACATCCACACCGGACGACGATGCTGCATCGATTGTCAGTCCCACCGACGGGAGCACCGTCGAAATCGTGATCGACCAGCGAGAACTGGATGCAACGATCGCTCGGGACCTTTCGACCCGCGAAGGTCTCACAACCCGGCTCGAAACGCTCGATGTCGGTGATTACGTCCTGTCCGACCGCGTGGTGGTCGAGCGCAAGTCAGTGGACGATTTCCTCGATACGATCGTCGAAAGCGACCGGTCGCTGTTCGAGCAGATCCGGGACGCCGCTCGAAGCTACGCCAGACCGATCCTGATCCTCGAAGGCGAGCAAGGGGCGCTGTTCGAGCGGCGTAACGTTCACCCGAACGCGATCCGTGGCGCGCTGGCGTCGCTCGCCGTCGACTTCGGAATCAGCGTGTTGTACACCCGAGACGAAACGGGGACGGCTGATCTGTTGGAAACCATCGCACGACGCGAACAGGAGGACACCGACCGCACCGTGAGCGTACACGGCGAGAAAAGCACGAAAACACTTCCCGAACAACAGGAGTACGTCGTCAGCGCCATCGCAGAAGTCGGCCCCGTGACGGCCACGGCGCTACTCGAACAGTTCGGGAGCGTCGAAGCGGTGATGAGCGCGTCAGCCGAGGAGCTAACCTCCGTCTCGGGCGTCGGCGACGTGACCGCCGAGCGGATCAGAGAGGTCGTCGGAAGCGAGTACGCCTGA
- a CDS encoding dolichol kinase: protein MHPEIQRRLVHASGVVIPFSYLGGLITWEHVQVLFVLCTLCAFVLEGLRLSGLLQWQIFDTLTRAYERDHVAAYALYMIGTTVVVLTIRPEVAIPALLLLMIADPVIGVLGSGGGLTMKPFRVLATMFVICTLIALPFVHPVPAICGAFAATVADGAKPVIAGYVIDDNLTIPPAAAVSIIAGQQLLETVPSVGL, encoded by the coding sequence ATGCATCCCGAGATCCAACGACGGCTCGTGCACGCATCTGGCGTCGTGATTCCCTTTTCGTATCTGGGGGGACTCATCACGTGGGAGCACGTGCAAGTGCTGTTCGTCCTCTGTACGCTGTGTGCGTTCGTTCTCGAAGGACTCCGGCTGAGCGGACTCCTCCAGTGGCAGATCTTCGATACGCTCACTCGAGCGTACGAGCGTGATCACGTCGCAGCCTACGCGCTGTACATGATCGGCACCACCGTCGTCGTGCTGACCATCCGTCCGGAAGTGGCCATTCCGGCCCTCCTGTTGCTCATGATTGCCGATCCCGTGATCGGGGTGCTCGGCTCCGGAGGTGGGTTGACGATGAAACCATTCCGTGTGTTGGCAACGATGTTCGTCATCTGTACGCTCATCGCACTCCCGTTCGTGCATCCAGTTCCGGCGATTTGTGGGGCGTTCGCCGCGACCGTCGCCGACGGGGCAAAGCCGGTCATCGCTGGCTACGTGATCGATGACAACCTCACCATCCCGCCGGCTGCCGCGGTTTCGATCATTGCCGGTCAACAGCTCCTCGAAACGGTGCCATCAGTCGGTCTCTGA